From the Lepisosteus oculatus isolate fLepOcu1 chromosome 1, fLepOcu1.hap2, whole genome shotgun sequence genome, one window contains:
- the acsl1a gene encoding long-chain-fatty-acid--CoA ligase 1a isoform X1: MQAHELLRQLRVPELGELRQYVRSLPTNTLMGFGAFAAVTTYWYATRPRALKPPCDLSLQSVEIEGGEYARRSVLSDSGKLMSFFYSEAKTMYEIFQRGVRVSNNGPCLGSRKPNQPYEWLSYQEVADRAEWLGSGLLHRGLSPTPDQFIGIFAQNRPEWLIAELACYTYSMVSVPLYDTLGTEAIKYIIEKATISTVICDVADKARLLLDCVSGAEHPLKTVILMEAFDAELVARGRQCGVEILSLKDVEALGRANLKKPVPPKPDDLAVICFTSGTTGNPKGAMLTHENIVSNCSAFTKVTEMICRLNTTDIHVSYLPLAHMFERVVQAVILCHGARIGFFQGDIRLLMDDLKTLRPTLFPVVPRLLNRMFDRIFGQANTPVKRWLLEFASKRKEAELRSGIVRNDSMWDKLIFSKVQASLGGRVRLMITGAAPVSPVVLSFLRTALGCQFYEGYGQTECTAGITLSMPGDWTAGHVGAPLPCNVVKLVDVPEMNYFAVNGEGEVCAKGPNVFKGYLKDPEKTAEALDQDGWVHTGDIGKWLPNGTLKIIDRKKHIFKLAQGEYIAPEKVENIYNRSEPVAQVFVHGDSLQACLVAIVVPDPDVLPSWARKRGVEGSYADLCKSKEVKGAILEDMVKRGKEAGLKSFEQVRDIALHPEMFSVQNGLLTPTLKAKRMDLRSHFREQIEEMYARIKM, encoded by the exons ATGCAAGCTCACGAGTTGCTGAGGCAGCTGCGCGTCCCGGagctgggagagctgaggcagtATGTCCGCAGCCTGCCGACAAACACCCTGATGGGCTTCGGGGCCTTCGCTGCCGTCACCACGTACTGGTATGCCACGCGCCCCAGAGCCCTGAAGCCGCCCTGCGACCTGTCCCTGCAGTCTGTGGAAATAGAG GGCGGTGAATATGCCCGAAGATCAGTGCTGAGTGACAGTGGGAAGCTCATGTCCTTCTTCTACAGTGAAGCCAAGACCATGTATGAGATCTTTCAGAGGGGCGTCCGTGTATCAA ATAATGGCCCCTGCCTGGGATCGAGAAAACCCAACCAGCCTTACGAGTGGCTGTCCTACCAGGAG GTAGCGGACAGAGCAGAATGGCTTGGGTCTGGGTTACTCCACAGAGGTCTGTCGCCTACACCTGACCAGTTCATCGGAATATTTGCACAGAACAGACCAGAG TGGCTGATAGCTGAGCTGGCGTGTTACACTTACTCGATGGTGTCGGTGCCCCTGTACGACACTCTGGGAACTGAAGCCATAAAATACATCATTGAGAAAG CGACTATCTCCACGGTGATTTGCGACGTTGCCGACAAAGCCAGGCTCCTTCTCGACTGTGTCTCTGGGGCCGAACACCCTTTGAAAACCGTCATCCTCATGGAGGCCTTCGACGCGGAGCTGGTGGCACGAGGCCGGCAGTGTGGGGTGGAGATCCTCAGTCTGAAGGACGTGGAG GCTCTTGGACGGGCAAACCTGAAGAAGCCAGTG CCCCCGAAGCCCGATGACTTGGCGGTCATTTGCTTCACCAGCGGAACCACGG gaAACCCCAAGGGTGCAATGCTTACCCATGAAAATATTGTGTCCAATTGTTCTGCATTTACTAAAGTAACTGAG atgATTTGTCGCTTAAACACCACCGACATTCATGTTTCCTACTTGCCTCTTGCCCACATGTTTGAGAGGGTGGTGCAG GCTGTGATCTTGTGTCATGGAGCCCGGATAGGATTCTTCCAGGGTGACATCAGGCTCCTCATGGACGACCTCAAGACCTTGCGCCCCACTTTGTTCCCTGTAGTACCTCGTCTGCTCAACCGGATGTTTGACAGG ATTTTCGGCCAGGCCAATACTCCTGTGAAGCGATGGCTACTGGAGTTTGCCTCCAAGAGGAAGGAAGCGGAGCTCAGGAGTGGCATTGTGAGGAATGACAGCATGTGGGACAAGCTCATTTTCAGCAAAGTGCAG GCCAGTCTGGGTGGCAGGGTGCGTCTGATGATCACGGGGGCCGCGCCAGtctctcctgtggtcctgtccTTCCTGAGGACTGCCCTGGGCTGCCAG TTCTACGAGGGCTATGGCCAGACGGAGTGCACAGCAGGCATCACTCTGTCCATGCCAGGGGACTGGACCGCAG GACACGTTGGAGCCCCGCTGCCCTGCAATGTCGTAAAGCTGGTGGATGTGCcagaaatgaattattttgctgtcaacGGAGAGGGCGAG GTGTGTGCGAAGGGACCAAACGTGTTCAAGGGCTACCTGAAAGACCCGGAGAAAACTGCCGAGGCCTTGGACCAGGATGGCTGGGTCCACACGGGGGACATCGGCAAGTGGCTGCCG AATGGCACGCTGAAGATCATCGACAGGAAGAAGCACATCTTCAAGCTGGCTCAAGGCGAGTACATCGCGCCAGAAAAGGTGGAGAACATCTACAACCGCAGCGAGCCGGTGGCTCAGGTGTTCGTTCATGGAGACAGCCTGCAG GCGTGTCTGGTGGCGATTGTAGTGCCTGATCCCGACGTATTGCCAAGCTGGGCCAGAAAGAGAGGGGTCGAAGGGTCGTATGCGGATCTCTGCAAAAGCAAG GAGGTGAAGGGTGCAATCCTGGAAGATATGGTGAAGCGTGGGAAAGAGGCGGGACTGAAGTCTTTTGAGCAG GTGAGAGACATAGCCCTGCACCCAGAGATGTTTTCTGTCCAGAATGGCTTGCTCACCCCAACCTTGAAAGCAAAGAGAATGGATCTGAGGAGCCATTTCAGGGAACAGATAGAAGAAATGTATGCCAGGATCAAAATGTAA
- the acsl1a gene encoding long-chain-fatty-acid--CoA ligase 1a isoform X2, translating into MQAHELLRQLRVPELGELRQYVRSLPTNTLMGFGAFAAVTTYWYATRPRALKPPCDLSLQSVEIEGGEYARRSVLSDSGKLMSFFYSEAKTMYEIFQRGVRVSNNGPCLGSRKPNQPYEWLSYQEVADRAEWLGSGLLHRGLSPTPDQFIGIFAQNRPEWLIAELACYTYSMVSVPLYDTLGTEAIKYIIEKATISTVICDVADKARLLLDCVSGAEHPLKTVILMEAFDAELVARGRQCGVEILSLKDVEALGRANLKKPVPPKPDDLAVICFTSGTTGNPKGAMLTHENIVSNCSAFTKVTESTFFPCPDDVLISFLPLAHMFERVVEAVILCHGARIGFFQGDIRLLMDDLKTLRPTLFPVVPRLLNRMFDRIFGQANTPVKRWLLEFASKRKEAELRSGIVRNDSMWDKLIFSKVQASLGGRVRLMITGAAPVSPVVLSFLRTALGCQFYEGYGQTECTAGITLSMPGDWTAGHVGAPLPCNVVKLVDVPEMNYFAVNGEGEVCAKGPNVFKGYLKDPEKTAEALDQDGWVHTGDIGKWLPNGTLKIIDRKKHIFKLAQGEYIAPEKVENIYNRSEPVAQVFVHGDSLQACLVAIVVPDPDVLPSWARKRGVEGSYADLCKSKEVKGAILEDMVKRGKEAGLKSFEQVRDIALHPEMFSVQNGLLTPTLKAKRMDLRSHFREQIEEMYARIKM; encoded by the exons ATGCAAGCTCACGAGTTGCTGAGGCAGCTGCGCGTCCCGGagctgggagagctgaggcagtATGTCCGCAGCCTGCCGACAAACACCCTGATGGGCTTCGGGGCCTTCGCTGCCGTCACCACGTACTGGTATGCCACGCGCCCCAGAGCCCTGAAGCCGCCCTGCGACCTGTCCCTGCAGTCTGTGGAAATAGAG GGCGGTGAATATGCCCGAAGATCAGTGCTGAGTGACAGTGGGAAGCTCATGTCCTTCTTCTACAGTGAAGCCAAGACCATGTATGAGATCTTTCAGAGGGGCGTCCGTGTATCAA ATAATGGCCCCTGCCTGGGATCGAGAAAACCCAACCAGCCTTACGAGTGGCTGTCCTACCAGGAG GTAGCGGACAGAGCAGAATGGCTTGGGTCTGGGTTACTCCACAGAGGTCTGTCGCCTACACCTGACCAGTTCATCGGAATATTTGCACAGAACAGACCAGAG TGGCTGATAGCTGAGCTGGCGTGTTACACTTACTCGATGGTGTCGGTGCCCCTGTACGACACTCTGGGAACTGAAGCCATAAAATACATCATTGAGAAAG CGACTATCTCCACGGTGATTTGCGACGTTGCCGACAAAGCCAGGCTCCTTCTCGACTGTGTCTCTGGGGCCGAACACCCTTTGAAAACCGTCATCCTCATGGAGGCCTTCGACGCGGAGCTGGTGGCACGAGGCCGGCAGTGTGGGGTGGAGATCCTCAGTCTGAAGGACGTGGAG GCTCTTGGACGGGCAAACCTGAAGAAGCCAGTG CCCCCGAAGCCCGATGACTTGGCGGTCATTTGCTTCACCAGCGGAACCACGG gaAACCCCAAGGGTGCAATGCTTACCCATGAAAATATTGTGTCCAATTGTTCTGCATTTACTAAAGTAACTGAG agcaccttcttccccTGTCCTGACGATGTCCTTATCTCCTTCCTGCCTCTGGCGCACATGTTTGAGAGGGTGGTGGAG GCTGTGATCTTGTGTCATGGAGCCCGGATAGGATTCTTCCAGGGTGACATCAGGCTCCTCATGGACGACCTCAAGACCTTGCGCCCCACTTTGTTCCCTGTAGTACCTCGTCTGCTCAACCGGATGTTTGACAGG ATTTTCGGCCAGGCCAATACTCCTGTGAAGCGATGGCTACTGGAGTTTGCCTCCAAGAGGAAGGAAGCGGAGCTCAGGAGTGGCATTGTGAGGAATGACAGCATGTGGGACAAGCTCATTTTCAGCAAAGTGCAG GCCAGTCTGGGTGGCAGGGTGCGTCTGATGATCACGGGGGCCGCGCCAGtctctcctgtggtcctgtccTTCCTGAGGACTGCCCTGGGCTGCCAG TTCTACGAGGGCTATGGCCAGACGGAGTGCACAGCAGGCATCACTCTGTCCATGCCAGGGGACTGGACCGCAG GACACGTTGGAGCCCCGCTGCCCTGCAATGTCGTAAAGCTGGTGGATGTGCcagaaatgaattattttgctgtcaacGGAGAGGGCGAG GTGTGTGCGAAGGGACCAAACGTGTTCAAGGGCTACCTGAAAGACCCGGAGAAAACTGCCGAGGCCTTGGACCAGGATGGCTGGGTCCACACGGGGGACATCGGCAAGTGGCTGCCG AATGGCACGCTGAAGATCATCGACAGGAAGAAGCACATCTTCAAGCTGGCTCAAGGCGAGTACATCGCGCCAGAAAAGGTGGAGAACATCTACAACCGCAGCGAGCCGGTGGCTCAGGTGTTCGTTCATGGAGACAGCCTGCAG GCGTGTCTGGTGGCGATTGTAGTGCCTGATCCCGACGTATTGCCAAGCTGGGCCAGAAAGAGAGGGGTCGAAGGGTCGTATGCGGATCTCTGCAAAAGCAAG GAGGTGAAGGGTGCAATCCTGGAAGATATGGTGAAGCGTGGGAAAGAGGCGGGACTGAAGTCTTTTGAGCAG GTGAGAGACATAGCCCTGCACCCAGAGATGTTTTCTGTCCAGAATGGCTTGCTCACCCCAACCTTGAAAGCAAAGAGAATGGATCTGAGGAGCCATTTCAGGGAACAGATAGAAGAAATGTATGCCAGGATCAAAATGTAA